The following proteins come from a genomic window of Sesamum indicum cultivar Zhongzhi No. 13 linkage group LG10, S_indicum_v1.0, whole genome shotgun sequence:
- the LOC105172910 gene encoding beta-galactosidase 3: MKAISAPKCLLKCLLLLLVSVVQHSHCSVSYDRKALIINGQRRILFSGSIHYPRSTPDMWEGLIQKAKDGGLDAIDTYVFWDLHEPSPGTYNFEGRYDLVRFVKLVQKAGLYLHLRIGPYICAEWNFGGFPVWLKYVPGISFRTDNQPFKMAMQRFTEKIVQMMKTERLFQSQGGPIILSQIENEYGLESRNFGAAGHAYMSWAAKMAVDLGTGVPWVMCKEDDAPDPVINTCNGFYCDYFSPNKPYKPTMWTEAWTGWFEEFGGPIHHRPVEDLAFAVARFVQKGGSFINYYMYHGGTNFGRTAGGPFITTSYDYDAPIDEYGVLRQPKYDHLKELHKAIKLCEHALVAADPTVTPLGNYEQAHVFSSKSGQCAAFLSNYHWDASARVRFNNMYYDLPPWSISILPDCKNVAFNTAMVRSKKSWPQMLPTNVRMLSWETFNEDVSASEVDAKFSVPGLLEQLNVTRDASDYLWYTTSIEISPTESFLHGGRRPILTVDSAGHVLHVFINGQLSGSAFGTQGNRKFTFTRAVNLHAGINSIALLSVAVGLPNDGHRFETWSTGVLGPVVLHGVDHGTRDLSRQKWSYKVGLKGEAMDLASPSKISSIDWSKASFLENKQQPLTWYKAYFSAPLGNEPLALDLSSMGKGQVWINGQSIGRYWTAYAKGQCNTCSYAGTFRQAKCQSGCGKPTQRWYHVPRSWLKPTGNLLIVFEEIGGDASRISLVQRSVTYV, from the exons atgaaagcTATCTCAGCTCCGAAGTGTCTGTTGAAATgcctgctgctgctgctggttTCAGTTGTTCAGCATTCACATTGCAGTGTCAGTTATGATAGAAAGGCTCTCATCATCAATGGGCAGAGAAGAATTCTGTTTTCTGGCTCCATTCATTACCCAAGAAGCACCCCTGAT ATGTGGGAAGGGCTTATTCAGAAGGCTAAGGATGGAGGTTTGGATGCTATAGACACTTATGTATTCTGGGACCTCCATGAACCTTCACCTGGAACT TACAATTTTGAGGGAAGATATGATTTGGTTAGATTCGTAAAGTTGGTCCAGAAAGCAGGGCTTTACCTACATCTTCGCATTGGGCCTTACATTTGTGCAGAATGGAATTTTGG AGGGTTCCCCGTTTGGTTGAAGTATGTTCCGGGCATTAGCTTCAGAACCGACAATCAACCTTTCAAG ATGGCAATGCAAAGATTTACTGAGAAAATAGTCCAAATGATGAAGACTGAGAGGCTGTTTCAGTCTCAAGGAGGCCCAATCATTCTCTCCCAG ATCGAAAACGAGTACGGTTTAGAGAGCAGGAACTTTGGTGCCGCCGGTCATGCATACATGTCTTGGGCTGCAAAAATGGCCGTCGATTTAGGTACCGGTGTGCCGTGGGTTATGTGTAAAGAAGACGACGCCCCTGATCCAGTG aTCAACACTTGCAATGGTTTTTACTGCGACTATTTTTCCCCAAACAAACCTTACAAGCCAACAATGTGGACAGAAGCTTGGACTGGCTG GTTTGAAGAATTTGGTGGGCCAATTCATCATCGCCCGGTAGAAGACTTGGCATTTGCTGTTGCTAGGTTCGTCCAGAAAGGAGGCTCCTTCATAAACTACTATATG TATCATGGAGGAACCAATTTTGGAAGAACTGCTGGAGGTCCCTTTATTACCACCAGCTATGACTATGATGCTCCAattgatgaatatg GTGTACTTAGACAGCCTAAGTATGACCATCTAAAGGAGCTTCATAAGGCAATAAAGTTATGTGAGCATGCTTTGGTTGCCGCTGATCCCACTGTTACTCCTTTAGGAAACTACGAGCAG GCACACGTGTTTTCTTCAAAATCAGGGCAGTGTGCAGCATTTTTATCGAATTACCACTGGGATGCAAGTGCAAGGGTGAGGTTCAATAACATGTACTATGATCTGCCTCCCTGGTCAATCAGCATACTACCCGACTGCAAAAATGTTGCTTTTAACACTGCCATG GTTAGGTCTAAAAAGTCTTGGCCTCAAATGCTACCTACCAATGTGCGGATGCTCTCATGGGAAACGTTCAATGAAGACGTATCCGCCAGCGAAGTTGATGCTAAATTTTCAGTTCCTGGTCTTTTGGAGCAGTTAAACGTCACCAGAGATGCTAGCGATTATCTATGGTACACGACCAG CATCGAGATAAGTCCGACTGAATCTTTTCTACATGGAGGACGACGCCCAATTCTCACCGTAGATTCTGCAGGCCATGTCTTGCACGTATTCATAAATGGGCAACTTTCAG GATCGGCCTTTGGGACTCAGGGGAATAGAAAATTCACTTTCACAAGAGCTGTCAACTTGCATGCTGGAATAAACAGCATTGCTCTACTCAGTGTAGCTGTTGGATTGCCG AACGACGGCCATCGTTTTGAAACATGGAGCACGGGAGTCCTCGGACCAGTCGTCTTACATGGGGTTGACCACGGAACAAGGGACTTGTCCAGGCAAAAATGGTCATACAAG GTTGGACTTAAAGGAGAAGCCATGGACTTAGCTTCCCCGAGTAAAATTTCTTCCATTGATTGGTCGAAAGCATCCTTTCTAGAGAACAAGCAACAGCCACTTACATGGTACAAG GCTTACTTCAGTGCACCACTAGGAAACGAGCCGTTGGCCTTGGACCTCAGCAGCATGGGCAAAGGCCAAGTGTGGATCAATGGCCAGAGCATCGGGAGATACTGGACCGCTTATGCAAAAGGCCAATGCAACACTTGCAGCTATGCAGGCACATTCCGGCAGGCAAAGTGCCAATCCGGCTGTGGAAAACCCACTCAAAGATG GTATCACGTTCCTCGTTCGTGGTTGAAGCCAACTGGAAATTTGTTGATAGTGTTCGAGGAAATTGGTGGTGATGCTTCAAGAATTTCTCTGGTTCAGAGATCTGTAACATATGTATAG
- the LOC105172908 gene encoding RNA-binding protein 28 isoform X1, which produces MGKRKDKNAGADNEHSPSTVFVANLPFSFTNSQMEEVFSEVGPIRRCFMVMKKGSTEHRGFGYVQFAAVDDAKRAIELKNGSTVGGRKVVVKQATHRAPLEQRRGKVNEVQSEDAGHTENDKAVGTAVDKIDKSSNIKAKGESRDKRKGTAVSTGLLDEGKNIEKQRVAKTVVFGGLLNADMAEEVHRLAREFGTVCSVTYPLQEEELDHHGLAQDGCKKNASSVLYTSVKSARECVAALHQKEIQGGSVWARQLGGEGSKTQKWKLIVRNLPFKAKMAEIRDMFAAVGFVWDVFIPQNPQTGLSKGFAFVKFTSKQDAENAIKNLNGKKFGKRPIAVDWAVPKKIYTVGNNNVAAVGDGQERDDESSSESEDYDVESVGKSKEAHDSDDMTDESESDPVNENESKPEVDFEEEAEIARNVLKNFISSSSGNVSGSDVLPMENIDDEAMPVEKKSYDAFGTHGAATVSDTGGNQKTIKSNQGEDELQRTIFISNLPFDVTCEEVKQRFSAFGEVQSFVPVLHQVTKRPRGTGFLKFTTLDAANAAFSAANSVAGLGILIKGRAVKVLKALDKKSAHNKALEKAKKDDQDHRNLYLAKEGLITEGMPAAEGVSASDMSKRKKLHEEKMAKLRSPNFRISRTRLIVYNVPKTMKENDLRRLFMDAVISRATKQKPSIRQIKILTDSKKGKEGQKSRPRGVAFLEFTEHQHALVALRVLNNNPDTFDPEHRPIVEFAIDNVQKLKLRQEKLQVQQQASNSGTEDLQQNDHLSKAGSNAIMKSRKRKSRDDDASTKTSGYEKMETENKLSEGTAPKGGRFTKKQKGFERGGFSSEKKLKRSKPDVTGQQKGRQAGGHETLPNGGSANIFNKQESKEARKRTILHDRSEQLKEGNGPRNRKWSKKNDPVGRDVVDRLDMLIEQYRSKFSGSDSIQTDDKKQGSKQLKRWFET; this is translated from the exons ATGGGAAAAAGGAAGGATAAGAACGCCGGTGCCGATAATGAGCACTCCCCGTCTACCGTatttgttgcaaatttgccattctccttcaccAACTCTCAG atggAAGAAGTTTTCAGTGAGGTTGGACCAATAAGAAGGTGCTTTATGGTCATGAAGAAGG GGTCTACTGAACACCGTGGCTTTGGCTATGTTCAATT TGCTGCTGTTGACGATGCTAAACGTGCCATTGAGCTGAAGAATGGGTCGACTGTTGGAGGTAGAAAGGTTGTTGTCAAACAAGCCACACACCGTGCTCCACTTGAGCAACGTCGAGGAAAAGTAAATGAAG TTCAATCTGAAGATGCTGGCCATACAGAGAATGACAAGGCTGTTGGAACTGCAGTGGACAAAATTGACAAGTCTTCAAATATTAAAGCAAAAG GTGAGTCAAgggataaaagaaaaggaacgGCTGTTTCCACTGGTCTTCTTGATGAAGGGAAGAATATCGAAAAACAAAG GGTTGCTAAGACAGTTGTATTTGGTGGCCTTCTTAATGCTGATATGGCCGAGGAAGTTCATCGTCTGGCTAGGGAGTTTGGTACAGTGTGCTCTGTCACTTACCCTCTTCAAGAGGAAGAACTTGATCATCATG GGCTAGCTCAAGATGGATGCAAAAAGAATGCGTCATCTGTACTTTATACAAGTGTAAAATCAGCTCGTGAGTGTGTTGCAGCACTACACCAAAAAGAGATACAGGGGGGATCTGTTTGGGCACGCCAACTTGGTGGAGAG GGCTCTAAAACTCAGAAGTGGAAACTTATTGTGAGAAATCTTCCGTTCAAG GCTAAAATGGCCGAGATAAGAGATATGTTTGCTGCTGTAGGATTCGTGTGGGATGTGTTTATTCCTCAAAATCCTCAAACTGG GTTATCTAAAGGGTTTGCATTTGTTAAGTTCACATCAAAGCAAGATGCAGAAAAT GCTATCAAGAACTTAAATGGGAAAAAGTTTGGTAAAAGACCAATTGCTGTTGATTGGGCTGTTCCAAAGAAGATTTATACAGTTGGAAATAATAATGTTGCTGCCGTAGGAGATG GTCAGGAGAGAGATGATGAAAGTAGCAGCGAATCGGAAGATTATGATGTGGAATCAGTTGGAAAATCAAAAGAAGCACATGATAGTGATGATATGACAGATGAATCAGAATCAGATCCGGTTAATGAAAATGAGAGTAAGCCTGAAGTTGATTTTGAGGAAGAGGCTGAGATTGCAAGAAATGTACTGAAGAACTTCATTTCATCATCTTCTGGAAATGTTTCTGGAAGTGACGTACTGCCAATGGAAAACATTGATGATGAAGCTATGCCAGTTGAAAAAAAGTCATATGATGCATTCGGCACCCATGGTGCAGCCACAGTGAGTGATACCGGAGGAAACCAGAAAACTATCAAGTCAAATCAAGGAGAAGATGAGTTGCAGAGAACTATTTTCATTAGCAATCTCCCTTTTGATGTCACTTGTGAAGAAGTGAAACAACGTTTTTCTGCATTTGGAGAAGTGCAGTCCTTTGTACCGGTGCTTCATCAAGTCACAAA ACGTCCACGTGGAACTGGATTTCTCAAGTTTACAACACTGGATGCTGCCAATGCTGCATTTTCAGCGGCCAACTCTGTTGCTGGTCTGGGTATATTAATAAAAGGCCGAGCTGTGAAAGTGCTGAAAGCTTTGGACAAGAAATCAGCTCACAATAAAGCATTGGAGAAGGCCAAAAAAGATGATCAGGACCATCGCAACCTATACCTTGCGAAG GAGGGTCTTATCACAGAAGGGATGCCTGCTGCAGAAGGAGTTTCCGCCAGTGATATGTCAAAACGAAAGAA GTTGCATGAAGAGAAGATGGCTAAGCTCCGTTCCCCAAACTTTCGTATATCAAGGACAAGGCTCATTGTATACAATGTACCAAAGACAATGAAAGAAAACGATCTTAGACGACTTTTTATGGATGCAGTTATTTCCCGTGCCACAAAGCAGAAACCCTCAATTCGGCAG ATAAAGATCTTAACAGAttcaaaaaaaggaaaggaaggCCAAAAAAGTCGTCCACGTGGAGTAGCTTTTTTAGAGTTCACAGAGCATCAACATGCACTTGTGGCCTTGAGAGTTCTCAACAATAATCCTG ATACTTTTGATCCTGAACATCGGCCTATTGTGGAGTTTGCCATAGATAATGTCCAGAAGCTGAAGCTTCGGCAAGAAAAGCTGCAAGTTCAGCAGCAGGCTTCTAACAGTGGCACAGAGGATTTGCAGCAAAATGACCATTTAAGCAAAGCCGGTTCTAATGCAATcatgaaatcaagaaagcGCAAGTCCAGAGATGATGATGCATCAACAAAAACTTCGGGGTATGAAAAGATGGAAACGGAGAACAAACTTAGTGAAGGAACTGCTCCCAAAGGAGGCAGGTTTACCAAGAAGCAGAAAGGTTTTGAAAGAGGGGGTTTTTCATCagagaaaaagttaaaaagatcAAAGCCAGACGTTACAGGTCAGCAGAAAGGAAGGCAGGCTGGTGGTCACGAGACTCTGCCTAATGGAGGTTCagccaatatttttaataagcaAGAAAGCAAAGAAGCAAGAAAAAGAACGATATTACATGATCGATCTGAACAATTGAAAGAAGGCAATGGTCCAAGGAACAGAAAATGGAGTAAAAAGAATGATCCTGTGGGGCGTGATGTGGTGGATAGACTTGACATGTTGATTGAACAATACAGATCCAAATTTTCAGGGAGCGACTCTATTCAAACTGATGACAAGAAGCAAGGCTCCAAGCAGCTTAAAAGATGGTTTGAAACATAA
- the LOC105172907 gene encoding probable receptor-like protein kinase At4g39110, with amino-acid sequence MENTSPRRFTSGLRPYLPPPSGMAILLVLFCIIFSDAPTAVHAARTAAPAKSDAFTPPDNFLLDCGNSSSTTLPGNRVFIGDQESSKYLSYEGRDIQVGIGPEHSELQLPSPLYLSAKVFESNATYTFHVARPGWHWIRLHFAPIPNNQKDLKTAKFKVSTSNNLMLVYNFKYKENMTWSFREYLVNVTTERYSLTFEPNLGNVAYISGIEFVSAPDILLGNVATAVFPKAEYSGLTNVAYETVYRLNAGDPKSTGSEASVEPNVITYPEGESPLIAPPVVYATATQMANANVQVPSFNITWKLNIDTSFQYLVRLHFADIVSKSANDLYFNVYINGKSAITGLDLTTVAGGLTSAYFADFVVNSTMVSTLDPLTVQVGPMNENVGTKNALLNGLEVFKMNSSVGSLDGEFGVDGANGSNDVNGTVAAVGFAMMFGAFIGLGAMAVKWKKRPQDWQKRNSFSSWLLPIHAGDSSFMSSSNLGSRKSQFFSQTLGLGRYFSFAELQEATNNWDPNAIIGVGGFGNVYLGHIDDGVKVAVKRGNPQSEQGINEFQTEIQMLSKLRHRHLVSLIGYCDENAEMILVYEFMANGPLRDHLYGKNMPSLSWKKRLEICIGAARGLHYLHTGAAQGIIHRDVKTTNILLDENFIAKMADFGLSKDAPTTEQTHVSTAVKGSFGYLDPEYFRKQQLTDKSDVYSFGVVLLEALCARPAINPALPREQVNLAEWAMQWKRKGLLDKIIDPTLADHINPESMKKFAEAAEKCLAEYGVDRPTMGDVLWNLEYALQLQEASSPASPAVVVPVATASPAADNKPTTSAPEGAAVIPTQPHAVDEHSGTAMFAQFAALNGR; translated from the exons ATGGAAAACACGTCTCCACGCCGGTTCACATCCGGTCTCCGCCCTTATCTGCCGCCGCCCTCCGGCATGGCGATCCTCCTGGTTCTTTTCTGCATCATTTTCTCCGACGCCCCGACCGCAGTACACGCTGCGAGAACCGCTGCGCCAGCGAAATCCGATGCTTTTACCCCGCCGGACAATTTTCTCCTCGACTGTGGGAACTCATCCTCCACCACCCTCCCCGGGAATCGTGTTTTCATTGGTGATCAAGAGAGTAGCAAGTATTTGTCCTACGAAGGCCGCGATATCCAAGTCGGCATCGGGCCGGAGCATTCGGAGCTCCAACTCCCCTCGCCGCTCTATCTATCGGCCAAAGTCTTCGAAAGCAACGCCACTTACACCTTTCACGTGGCTCGACCCGGATGGCATTGGATCCGGCTCCACTTCGCCCCGATTCCGAACAACCAGAAGGATctcaaaactgctaaattcaAGGTGAGCACCAGCAACAACCTCATGCTGGTCTACAATTTCAAATACAAGGAGAACATGACGTGGTCGTTCAGAGAGTACCTCGTTAATGTCACAACCGAACGTTATTCTCTAACCTTCGAGCCGAATCTGGGCAACGTGGCTTACATCAGCGGCATTGAGTTTGTTTCGGCACCTGATATTCTGCTCGGCAATGTGGCCACCGCTGTTTTCCCCAAGGCCGAGTACTCGGGGCTGACGAATGTCGCGTATGAGACTGTGTATCGGCTGAATGCCGGCGACCCGAAATCTACGGGCAGCGAAGCCTCCGTCGAGCCGAATGTGATCACCTATCCTGAGGGCGAGTCACCGCTGATTGCACCGCCGGTAGTTTACGCCACGGCCACCCAGATGGCCAACGCCAATGTTCAG GTGCCCAGTTTCAACATCACTTGGAAACTGAATATTGATACTTCATTCCAATACCTGGTTCGTTTGCACTTTGCTGATATAGTGAGCAAGTCTGCTAATGATCTCTATTTCAACGTGTACATCAACGGAAAATCAGCAATTACGGGCCTGGATTTAACCACAGTTGCTGGCGGCTTAACATCTGCTTACTTTGCTGATTTTGTGGTGAATTCAACTATGGTTTCGACCTTGGACCCATTGACAGTTCAAGTCGGGCCGATGAACGAAAATGTTGGAACCAAGAATGCACTTCTCAATGGCCTTGAGGTGTTCAAAATGAATAGCTCTGTCGGCAGCCTTGATGGTGAGTTTGGCGTTGATGGTGCAAATGGCAGTAATGATGTCAATGGCACGGTTGCAGCTGTTGGATTCGCGATGATGTTTGGAGCGTTTATCGGGTTGGGTGCGATGGCTGTGAAGTGGAAGAAGAGGCCTCAAGATTGGCAGAAACGTAATAGTTTCTCTTCATGGTTGCTTCCTATTCATGCTGGAGACTCGAGCTTTATGTCGTCTAGCAATTTAGGCTCTCGAAAGAGCCAATTCTTCTCACAAACCTTGGGACTAGGCCGATATTTCTCGTTTGCTGAACTGCAAGAAGCAACAAATAACTGGGATCCAAACGCCATCATAGGTGTTGGCGGCTTCGGCAACGTTTACCTCGGCCACATTGATGATGGAGTTAAAGTAGCCGTAAAACGAGGCAACCCTCAATCTGAGCAAGGGATCAATGAGTTTCAAACAGAGATTCAAATGCTCTCCAAGCTCAGACATCGTCATTTAGTGTCTTTAATTGGATATTGTGATGAAAATGCTGAAATGATCCTCGTCTATGAGTTCATGGCAAACGGGCCTCTCCGAGACCACCTTTATGGAAAGAACATGCCTTCTCTTTCTTGGAAAAAGAGGCTTGAAATCTGCATCGGTGCAGCTCGAGGTTTGCACTACCTACACACAGGGGCAGCTCAGGGGATCATTCACCGTGACGTTAAAACAACAAACATCTTGCTTGATGAGAACTTCATTGCCAAAATGGCTGATTTTGGGTTGTCGAAAGATGCCCCAACAACCGAGCAAACACACGTGAGCACAGCCGTGAAGGGGAGTTTCGGGTACTTGGACCCAGAATACTTCCGCAAGCAGCAGCTTACAGATAAATCCGACGTCTACTCATTTGGTGTTGTCCTGTTGGAGGCTTTGTGCGCTCGCCCAGCCATCAACCCTGCTTTGCCTAGGGAGCAAGTGAACTTGGCAGAATGGGCAATGCAGTGGAAGAGAAAGGGACTGCTAGATAAGATCATTGATCCCACGCTCGCCGACCACATCAACCCCGAATCGATGAAGAAATTCGCTGAGGCTGCAGAGAAATGCTTGGCTGAGTACGGTGTCGACAGGCCAACGATGGGTGACGTGCTGTGGAATTTGGAGTATGCTCTGCAATTACAAGAAGCATCATCTCCTGCATCGCCTGCCGTTGTTGTTCCGGTGGCTACTGCTTCTCCTGCAGCTGACAACAAACCGACAACGTCGGCACCCGAGGGTGCTGCGGTAATCCCTACTCAACCTCATGCCGTTGATGAGCACTCAGGAACAGCTATGTTTGCACAGTTTGCTGCTCTCAATGGCCGGTAA
- the LOC105172908 gene encoding RNA-binding protein 28 isoform X2 yields MGKRKDKNAGADNEHSPSTVFVANLPFSFTNSQMEEVFSEVGPIRRCFMVMKKGSTEHRGFGYVQFAAVDDAKRAIELKNGSTVGGRKVVVKQATHRAPLEQRRGKVNEDAGHTENDKAVGTAVDKIDKSSNIKAKGESRDKRKGTAVSTGLLDEGKNIEKQRVAKTVVFGGLLNADMAEEVHRLAREFGTVCSVTYPLQEEELDHHGLAQDGCKKNASSVLYTSVKSARECVAALHQKEIQGGSVWARQLGGEGSKTQKWKLIVRNLPFKAKMAEIRDMFAAVGFVWDVFIPQNPQTGLSKGFAFVKFTSKQDAENAIKNLNGKKFGKRPIAVDWAVPKKIYTVGNNNVAAVGDGQERDDESSSESEDYDVESVGKSKEAHDSDDMTDESESDPVNENESKPEVDFEEEAEIARNVLKNFISSSSGNVSGSDVLPMENIDDEAMPVEKKSYDAFGTHGAATVSDTGGNQKTIKSNQGEDELQRTIFISNLPFDVTCEEVKQRFSAFGEVQSFVPVLHQVTKRPRGTGFLKFTTLDAANAAFSAANSVAGLGILIKGRAVKVLKALDKKSAHNKALEKAKKDDQDHRNLYLAKEGLITEGMPAAEGVSASDMSKRKKLHEEKMAKLRSPNFRISRTRLIVYNVPKTMKENDLRRLFMDAVISRATKQKPSIRQIKILTDSKKGKEGQKSRPRGVAFLEFTEHQHALVALRVLNNNPDTFDPEHRPIVEFAIDNVQKLKLRQEKLQVQQQASNSGTEDLQQNDHLSKAGSNAIMKSRKRKSRDDDASTKTSGYEKMETENKLSEGTAPKGGRFTKKQKGFERGGFSSEKKLKRSKPDVTGQQKGRQAGGHETLPNGGSANIFNKQESKEARKRTILHDRSEQLKEGNGPRNRKWSKKNDPVGRDVVDRLDMLIEQYRSKFSGSDSIQTDDKKQGSKQLKRWFET; encoded by the exons ATGGGAAAAAGGAAGGATAAGAACGCCGGTGCCGATAATGAGCACTCCCCGTCTACCGTatttgttgcaaatttgccattctccttcaccAACTCTCAG atggAAGAAGTTTTCAGTGAGGTTGGACCAATAAGAAGGTGCTTTATGGTCATGAAGAAGG GGTCTACTGAACACCGTGGCTTTGGCTATGTTCAATT TGCTGCTGTTGACGATGCTAAACGTGCCATTGAGCTGAAGAATGGGTCGACTGTTGGAGGTAGAAAGGTTGTTGTCAAACAAGCCACACACCGTGCTCCACTTGAGCAACGTCGAGGAAAAGTAAATGAAG ATGCTGGCCATACAGAGAATGACAAGGCTGTTGGAACTGCAGTGGACAAAATTGACAAGTCTTCAAATATTAAAGCAAAAG GTGAGTCAAgggataaaagaaaaggaacgGCTGTTTCCACTGGTCTTCTTGATGAAGGGAAGAATATCGAAAAACAAAG GGTTGCTAAGACAGTTGTATTTGGTGGCCTTCTTAATGCTGATATGGCCGAGGAAGTTCATCGTCTGGCTAGGGAGTTTGGTACAGTGTGCTCTGTCACTTACCCTCTTCAAGAGGAAGAACTTGATCATCATG GGCTAGCTCAAGATGGATGCAAAAAGAATGCGTCATCTGTACTTTATACAAGTGTAAAATCAGCTCGTGAGTGTGTTGCAGCACTACACCAAAAAGAGATACAGGGGGGATCTGTTTGGGCACGCCAACTTGGTGGAGAG GGCTCTAAAACTCAGAAGTGGAAACTTATTGTGAGAAATCTTCCGTTCAAG GCTAAAATGGCCGAGATAAGAGATATGTTTGCTGCTGTAGGATTCGTGTGGGATGTGTTTATTCCTCAAAATCCTCAAACTGG GTTATCTAAAGGGTTTGCATTTGTTAAGTTCACATCAAAGCAAGATGCAGAAAAT GCTATCAAGAACTTAAATGGGAAAAAGTTTGGTAAAAGACCAATTGCTGTTGATTGGGCTGTTCCAAAGAAGATTTATACAGTTGGAAATAATAATGTTGCTGCCGTAGGAGATG GTCAGGAGAGAGATGATGAAAGTAGCAGCGAATCGGAAGATTATGATGTGGAATCAGTTGGAAAATCAAAAGAAGCACATGATAGTGATGATATGACAGATGAATCAGAATCAGATCCGGTTAATGAAAATGAGAGTAAGCCTGAAGTTGATTTTGAGGAAGAGGCTGAGATTGCAAGAAATGTACTGAAGAACTTCATTTCATCATCTTCTGGAAATGTTTCTGGAAGTGACGTACTGCCAATGGAAAACATTGATGATGAAGCTATGCCAGTTGAAAAAAAGTCATATGATGCATTCGGCACCCATGGTGCAGCCACAGTGAGTGATACCGGAGGAAACCAGAAAACTATCAAGTCAAATCAAGGAGAAGATGAGTTGCAGAGAACTATTTTCATTAGCAATCTCCCTTTTGATGTCACTTGTGAAGAAGTGAAACAACGTTTTTCTGCATTTGGAGAAGTGCAGTCCTTTGTACCGGTGCTTCATCAAGTCACAAA ACGTCCACGTGGAACTGGATTTCTCAAGTTTACAACACTGGATGCTGCCAATGCTGCATTTTCAGCGGCCAACTCTGTTGCTGGTCTGGGTATATTAATAAAAGGCCGAGCTGTGAAAGTGCTGAAAGCTTTGGACAAGAAATCAGCTCACAATAAAGCATTGGAGAAGGCCAAAAAAGATGATCAGGACCATCGCAACCTATACCTTGCGAAG GAGGGTCTTATCACAGAAGGGATGCCTGCTGCAGAAGGAGTTTCCGCCAGTGATATGTCAAAACGAAAGAA GTTGCATGAAGAGAAGATGGCTAAGCTCCGTTCCCCAAACTTTCGTATATCAAGGACAAGGCTCATTGTATACAATGTACCAAAGACAATGAAAGAAAACGATCTTAGACGACTTTTTATGGATGCAGTTATTTCCCGTGCCACAAAGCAGAAACCCTCAATTCGGCAG ATAAAGATCTTAACAGAttcaaaaaaaggaaaggaaggCCAAAAAAGTCGTCCACGTGGAGTAGCTTTTTTAGAGTTCACAGAGCATCAACATGCACTTGTGGCCTTGAGAGTTCTCAACAATAATCCTG ATACTTTTGATCCTGAACATCGGCCTATTGTGGAGTTTGCCATAGATAATGTCCAGAAGCTGAAGCTTCGGCAAGAAAAGCTGCAAGTTCAGCAGCAGGCTTCTAACAGTGGCACAGAGGATTTGCAGCAAAATGACCATTTAAGCAAAGCCGGTTCTAATGCAATcatgaaatcaagaaagcGCAAGTCCAGAGATGATGATGCATCAACAAAAACTTCGGGGTATGAAAAGATGGAAACGGAGAACAAACTTAGTGAAGGAACTGCTCCCAAAGGAGGCAGGTTTACCAAGAAGCAGAAAGGTTTTGAAAGAGGGGGTTTTTCATCagagaaaaagttaaaaagatcAAAGCCAGACGTTACAGGTCAGCAGAAAGGAAGGCAGGCTGGTGGTCACGAGACTCTGCCTAATGGAGGTTCagccaatatttttaataagcaAGAAAGCAAAGAAGCAAGAAAAAGAACGATATTACATGATCGATCTGAACAATTGAAAGAAGGCAATGGTCCAAGGAACAGAAAATGGAGTAAAAAGAATGATCCTGTGGGGCGTGATGTGGTGGATAGACTTGACATGTTGATTGAACAATACAGATCCAAATTTTCAGGGAGCGACTCTATTCAAACTGATGACAAGAAGCAAGGCTCCAAGCAGCTTAAAAGATGGTTTGAAACATAA